The Epinephelus lanceolatus isolate andai-2023 chromosome 14, ASM4190304v1, whole genome shotgun sequence region aagtaatggcatcctgagtggagaatgaagtcacgctaccttcatgtgtgttgtaatccaagcttctctgtttGTTGCTGTGGTAGATGTACTGACCATGCGTGTATGTAAGTGCATGtgagtctctgtgtgtctcccaCTGGCTAACCAAAAGCCACCGCTCTAGAAGGTGTCATCACATAGGTGCAGGGGTTACCCTTCTTCAGACCTGGGTTCTGCCTTTTAACCATCATCGGGTCAAATTTATAGTGGATATAGTGCTGATTAgcagatgttagcatgctaaactaagatggtgacaTAACCCTCAGCATCATGTTAGCATTATCATTAGTGACATCTGAATTCAACTCAAAGCACCTCTGTGCCTTAAAACAGTCTCACAGGGCTGCTAGTATGGCTGTAGACTGGTTCCTACCTACTGTATCTCTGGTCTGCTTCTCGTGGTGCTGTAATGCAAAATTTCCCtcctggggatcaataaagttttatcttacGTTATCTTTTCTGAATTTTACCTTGACATACACTGGGACTCCAGCAGGGACTTTTtgtaattctgttttatttaatggaAAACACAATCGTCCCATCTTCACTGCAGAGTTAAAACATAAACAGCTAAATTAAATAGGAGCTTAACTGAATAGTCTTGTAGAAATAGAGAGTGATAGAGGAGAAAAGGTGATTGAATAAGCAGAAGGCCAGAGAGGCTGGCTGAGGGAGCACACAGTGGGATTTGTGTGGACAGGCCTGTAATTCAAGGGAAGGAAAGGACCTTAACCTAGATCAGCATCCATCactccagcagcagagaagagCTCAACACCCACATATCTCTaggaagggagagggagagaaaaaccAAGGCCCCTGATGGGAAGTGAGTCTATAAGGAGGAGGGGAGAAAGGGGCGGAGGTGATGCAGAGACAGATACTGGACACATGTGTACGTGTGATGTTGGTTCCTCAGCGCTGTGACACAGAtgggagaaagacaaagagggaaAGGATGTGAAAGTGAGGGAGAGACAATGACAGATCGAGGGAGAAAGGAGATCAACATGTTGAGACAGAGCCCTGGAGACACAGCCACCAGAGAAGCAGAGAATTATGGGAGTGCAAATTAAATTACACCGGAAGGGACAGTCAGGTCTGGACCTGCAGGAAACACTGCACATGGGGCTCTTTGTgtacgcgtgtgtgtgtgtgtgtgtgtgtgtgtgtatataatcACATGTCTGTGTGATATAAACAGGTACATACAGAGATCAAAAGGCGCAAAGAACACACGAAGTAAAGGGTAataggaggagaaaaaaacaggtaACAAAGAGGAGGGGTGTAGCCAGGGCTGGTGATACATGATTCCAGTCTTGAGACCACTTTTGAAGGTCTTGCATTTGTTTTGTTCTCATGCCTTGTTGGACTGGGAATTAGTCTTGGTCTCAGGCTCAGCTATTGAGAACTGGTCGTTCCTGGCTGCTGATTCGGGAACAGTTGTACAGAACGTTGCCTGATTTTACCAACATGATACGTGAAAAGAAAATACCCCTCCCTCCACCTCTTCCTCTGTGATATTGCACCAATTTTGCAAGCAACTCTGgcacaacacaacaaagaatTTAAAGTATTTTGGTGAGCTTACCAGTAGGAGCCTGTAATGGGCCTCAGACCTAAATTCTATGCATTGATTAGTTTGATGTTAGGAGATAGATCAGTTATGTTCACtcatagtttatttcattgtccATCCTAACTCCTTAAACACTATATTAGCATTGGACAGAAACTATTGTGTATTCTGGTCTTGAAAAGGACTCGATTTGCTCTGGACTGCGcttggacttgacttggactcgaTTAAGTTGGTCCTGTCTACAGCCTTGGATATAGCATAACAATTTGCACTCCTCTTCCATTATGTTTCATTTGATACACATTTTTCTGATGACCCTGTGCTGGTGTATACGGTACTGTATGCGCCACACTGTGCCAAAAGTTCTGTTTTTTTCACCTGAGTTGGCTGTAGCAGACTTTACTCACGATAATGTAAACTTCCTTTACCTACATGCCTGTAGAGTTAATCACGTCATTTTTCCATCTCAAATGAAGCAGAAATATTGCCTGAAAACATCAGATATTGAGAATCGTAAGCTACTGTAATTTAGGGCTGGGTGACATATCAATCTTACGTCAGTACTGTGTTATGAGACTAGAATTCGTCTCCAGCGTTGGATATCGTAATATCAtaaatgttgtcttttcttggttttaaaggctgcattacagtaaagtgatgtcattttttgAAGTTACCAGATTGTATTAGCTGTTTTATTACTTGCATTTACCCACTTTACGCACTTTGAGTCAACCCTACAGTATCAGTGCAACATCAATATTGAGGTATTGGGTCAAAAATATCCTAATGTTTGATTTactccatattgcccagccctactgtAAACATAGTTTGCAGACTTGTCCTGAAATTAGTTTCTTAGGGAGTAATATGCCTtataacagcagacattttgacttgtaatTGTAAGGAAAGCACACGTTACTAACATTAGGAATGATTTCATTATagtcatgacagtgtgacaatgAGCCAACAATCAACAACCAGGACCCTGAGACTGAAGCAGCTTAATTGCATTGCatttatttacacctgtgcttttactACATGTCAAGCATCTCGGTAAAAAAGGCCTACCAAATGAGCGTGTTTAGTTCAGGAGTAAGTTAACACAAGAAGTGGTTGCTATGGTCTTACACTGGCAATTGTGCAAAGGTGGTGCAAAAGTGGGGCTTTAAAGTCACAAGTCAGAGTAAGAAAGACCCGTCTCAGTCAAAGGCAGCATCTGAAAATGAAACTTCTCtaccctgtctgtctgtggcacCCATATGCTCCTTCTGAAgatttaaatcttttaaaacatgtcacaaatataaagttatttttaataGCTAAGTCATTTTCTAAAACAGCTGTGCACTGTAGTTTTATCGAATATTACTCAAAGAGAAGTTCATTTTTTGGGAACTATTCAACAGATACATACACATTCAGATCACTAATGAGTATGTGCAACAGCAGGACGGGGTATGTGGTTTGACTCTAAATCAACTACGGTGCCTATTTTCACGGAAACAGATAAACATGTCACTCAGTACAACACTGTGgcccactgatgtgtttttaataggtCTGGGGCAACAATGGAGGTCTGTGACACAGAGAAATAAGCTCAATGAGGCTTTAGCTGCACAGGTAACGCTTGCCAGTGAACTCTAGTAACACATCATTCTCTGACAGTAAACAAGGCAGGCCTGGTGCCAAACACTATGCTGATGAAAACTAGCTGGTTTGAATGATAATGACACCCACAGTTTACATCCGTCCATGAAGATTAGTAGACTAGTTATGTCATATTATGTGTGTGCGTATCGTATTGATGCCTCTTGAAATTCACCTGCCTCATATTTTCCATTATCccttttacttttttatcaTCTAACGGCTTATCTGTTCTCCCATCCCATGTACGAATACAACACTGacataacataaacaaacatcaCGTGATGTTACAGTTTCAAttgatttaaaggaacagttcaccccaccTGAGTGTTCCTCAGTTCCTGAGTGTTAGAGATATTGGCCGTAGCGTTGTCGGCCGTCTCGTGGATATAATGACACCAACTGTTGCAGCAGTTTCATTTAGGAATTACTTTCTTTGTACCAAACTGCACCCGCCAACCGCATTACCATGCAGAAGGAGGCATGTGTccactcatggacgagaggcccGCGCTCATGACAGCGTGATATCTAAACATTAAAGgggtcctcctcggctgagatGTAACGTTAACTagttcagtggtgctaggtgagctagcaggagatgcatgcttccttctgtgcagtgatacaatTGGTGGGTgtgttcagtagaaagaaaatagttcctacataaaactgctcacaacaagctgtgtggattatcttgagaaccggggtcatgatttctggaaagagacattgctgctgcttTACGGACAACAAGTCAAGtgctatctagttccattatattggagagaaggcagacatctctatggaagatatctctaacactctgcaactcacaccaaaacaatctagactgatacataccactacaggtaagaggaaaaatacgtatttttggttttggggtgaactgtccctttaaactatTTGAAAGAAACCTTAAGCAGTTGTTTAAAATGAAGATGAAGTAAAAATGTCCGAGATGAGAGAGATAAGAAAGATACGAGTGAATCGTAATAATATTGTTTCAAGCTGTCTCTTATTGTCCAGCGGAGTGCTTCTTCAAGGAGCGGTGGTTTGTGATGCAGGCCTGGGGTGCTGTGCTTTCACAAAGGTCACACGAACACTGGAGCAGATTAGCAATTCAGATTGGGCTAAAGGGGCTAAAAGGCTGCTGTAGCCCTGCCTGAGTCTGATTACATTAGCAAAGAGTAGGAGTGCAAATGCACACTGGTGATTAGATGGCATGAGAAGGAAGCAGCTATATGATGTTGTAGGAAACAGCCTCATGCACATatgtacatgcatgcacacagtcAGAGCCTAACAATAAGCTATGACTCACaagaaacaaatatataaacaacacatgattacaatgtgaaggTTTATCCTTGGTGTATCCTCCCACTAACTGgccttcctcacacacacacacacacacggattaTCAGcactcacagcccagcaccctGACCATCTGCCCTTGTACAACATCCATCTTGTAGAAATGGGGTTTGGGTTGCAGGACCATTATGAGGGCAGTTTTGACGGAAGATTTCCTGCTTTCCGAAGTTCATTTCCTGACCTGTTACTACACAGTGCTTTTGTGGTGATGCTGCAGCTCTCCTGGCTTTGGATGCATTTTATAACAACTGTCATTATAATTCCTCAAAACCTTAATGTTCAGGACAAGAAACTTGATAAGAACATGTTAATGTTTTAGAATGTGAAAAGTTCATCTGCGAAATAAATGAAGCTATACAATAGATACAGAACAGTACCAGAGGCAGTACAAGCCACACTAACATACAGTAAATCTCTTTTGTCCTTGTCAAGCCATACTCCCACATCCCTCATGTCATGAACCATATTCCATATTTATTATACCAGCAGTTCTCAATCTTGTTAATGAAAGACCCCCAAACTGCACATTTACATCTATCCAAACATGAACACATCAACCCACCTGACTGAGCTAATCAGGTATGGATAGAGGTGGGAGGACATGTAGTGTGGTCCACTCTGTTTAAGAGATGAGGCTGGTCCCTGTGCCAATAaggtgaacaaaaacaaccgtACTTCACTGCCACACTAATTAAATCAGTTGATGTTGTTCCATAAGTACACAGCCACAGGAACAAGCATGTCTTCCTGAAAGGCCTCTTGCAGGGCCTTCTCTCAGCAGCATGGACAGTGAGCACAGGAGGATGCACAGCTGTCGGGGAGACAGAGCCTCTGCAACAGTCCAGCGCGCAACAAATGATCCAGATTGAAGTGTAATATCCAATGTATCTCCACCATGTTACTATTTACAGGTGCGTTGTCTTTGTTCAACACAGCTGAGAGGGCCCTGATGCCTGAAGTAaaagtgtgtttgtctgtatgtgtgtgtgtgtgtgtgtatatagacCTGGGTATGCTACGCTGTTGACATGCACAACATGTACTCCACAACCTGAGATATGTGCTGTCTGAGGCTGCCATGTTATCAAGACAACAAGCAAACTGGGGACAATACAAAGCCTGGATTAGGTGCAGGAATCACTCGTGTGCTATTAACGATATTGAAATGAGCACCACTCAACAGCCCTCTCTCCCCTCATTTCACAGAGCTGCGGTGCAAGCCTGGCCCTTGCTCCAAATGTCAAACGTCACTTCCACAGTCACAGTTCACAAAGTGGTCCACGAGATTAGACttagagaggcagaggaagagaaacAAGGGGGAAAGAGAGTGATGAGGGACTGCAGGAGTCTGCTGGCCTGTCCTCTGGTCCCCCATGGTACTGTCATGTggtgcagctgtgtgtttgtgcaaacCCTGACAGACCAGCTGATGCAGTAAAAGCACTGGTTGCCTGATctctacaaaataaataaagaataaataccAATATACTGACAGATATGCCCAATGGTTGCCATGACGACTGTGAACCCACCCCCTTAAAagcacttgtgtgtgtgcgcgcgtgtgtgtgcgtgcgcgcctCGTTAGTCCTACCTTGCATTCCTCCATGCACGTCCTAACCGAGTATGCATCCGTCTCATATTTCTGAACCAGCAGTTCAAACTCCCGGTAGATTTCCTCCGCCTGCTGGTCAAGAAGCTGATAAGCCCGGACACACTCGGTGCATTCATCCGCCCCCATGGGCATATCCAGGGTGCAATTCACAACGTCCGGACTCGTAAACCCGTAAAACAAATCCAAAAGTGAGTAGGAATTACAAAAAGAAAGGTACAAATCGCTCAGATTCACGTACGCCAACTGTGTCCCCTTTTCCCCTCCACCGGAGAGGCCCTGGCACACGGTCTTCGCGTCCGTGAAAGTAAAGCAGTCTTTGGACAGGCTGTCTGGATGACAGGTGTCCATTCGCCACAGAGGTTTGGTAGAATTCCCTATAAAAATAACATCTTTCTCTCTGGCGAGGCGGTTGGGGTCAGGTGATGTTGGGATATGGTGTCGGTGGAGGGAGTTTGGGTGCTCGCCCATGTCCGTGTATGCAAGCCCCTCGTCCGACCGCTTGTCTCGGGTTCGCGTCAGTTTCGCCTCGGCGCAGAACCACAAGTGATCAGAGAGCAGGACGGTGAtgaacagcagagaggccagCGACAGTCGCCATCTCTGGGCCCGCTCCGACTCGGTAAATGGCTTCTCGTTCTCTCGGGGTGCAAACCAGTATTTTAAGCCCTCATCATGCTGCCGACGCATCCAAGCACCCCTGGTCATATTTTAGGAAAGTGCTGCCCTGGCCGACTCCACCGCGGGGGCTGCTCTGCCACAATACTCATTGACTTGGGGGGAGACGGACTCCGGTTGGTTCTCCTCTGTAACGGTGGGGTGCCGTGCCTCCGCCGGTCCAGGGCGCTCCTCTATCGCGCCCGCAGCAATCGGTGCTATTCCGATCCAATTAGCGCGCCCGCACAGATTAAGCTTCGCGCTGCCGCATCCCGGTTCTCCATGGCTCTCCGGGGGGAAACGGCGTCCTCTTTGACCGCATGCCCCCCTCTCCCTACCGTCCCTCCCC contains the following coding sequences:
- the nalf1b gene encoding NALCN channel auxiliary factor 1 — translated: MTRGAWMRRQHDEGLKYWFAPRENEKPFTESERAQRWRLSLASLLFITVLLSDHLWFCAEAKLTRTRDKRSDEGLAYTDMGEHPNSLHRHHIPTSPDPNRLAREKDVIFIGNSTKPLWRMDTCHPDSLSKDCFTFTDAKTVCQGLSGGGEKGTQLAYVNLSDLYLSFCNSYSLLDLFYGFTSPDVVNCTLDMPMGADECTECVRAYQLLDQQAEEIYREFELLVQKYETDAYSVRTCMEECKMVYKPWLCSQYFQTTQMHCSKRIPCGQYCLEVQQRCPFVLPDNDDLIHGGSPSFICTGLLEDHPSGVDPKAECCDVRWDLKVDNRSRGTLKRTHPPCQHRTSLSSSAACRLCNSRLKLCLLVLVLLHTVASLTASHNATGLGLPAITPLEESPANEE